The Thermodesulfovibrionales bacterium genome includes the window AGGGTTGGTCTGCTCCGCAATGGTATTTTCCGGGGGTTTCCTGAAGTTGATGATGATCCCGGCAACCGTGATGCCCTCTCTCAGGGCATGGTTGACCGTAAGGAGGGTATGGTTGATCGTCCCGAGAGATGGGCTCGATACCACGACGAGCGGGAGCCCCAGTTCCCTGATCAAGTCAATCACAAAATAATCACGTCTAATCGGCACGAGAATGCCGCCTATGCCTTCGACAACAACTGTCCGGTATTTCTCGAGAAGAAGTCCGAATTCGCTCCTTATCACTCCTACATCGATCTCACGCCCCTCAATTTCCGACGCCACGAGTGGAGCGACAGGGGTCTCGAAGCAGTAAGGGGTTATATGGTTTATCGCCTCGTCCATTCGGGCTACCCTCTTGAGGAACATCCCGTCTGACGGAAAGAGTCCTCCTCCCACGCGGCTGCATCCCGTCTCGATCGGCTTCATGCCGCAGGACTGTATGCCCCGGACCTGCATGACCCTGATGAGCGCTCCTGCCACGATTGTCTTTCCGACACCGGTGTCGGCGCCTGTTATGAAATAACCCTTTGGCATTTAGTCGTTTTATGAATAAGTTTTCTATTCGCGAGAGGCGTTCGGCTCTCGGCAAGATAATAGCTGTCACCGCAGTTCAGCACTCAGAACGCCTTATTACACTCTGTACTTCAAATAGAGCAAGGTCCGCATTCGCGGACCGGCACATAACTCTGAATTCTTGCCATCGAGCCCAACGCCCCTCGGATTATTTATGAAGGAAATAGCCTATGAGCAAATCCTCGATTCGAGACTGAGAACCTGCCCCGTTATGTTCTTTGTCGTCAGAAAGCAGGCGATGAACCGTGCGACCTCATCGGGATCCGAGAGCCGGTTGAGCATGCTCTCTTTCCCCGCCTTTTCCATCGCTTCTTCAGCCCTTCTTCCCATCTCCGTCTCCATATATCCGGGAAGGATGGCGTTCACCCGTATGTTATGGCAGGACAATTCCCGGGCCGCGGAAAGGGTAAAGCCGATGACCGCTGCCTTTGAAGCACTGTACGCCGACTGCCCCGCACTGCCCCTCAATCCGGAGTAGGAAGAGATGTTGATAATGTGCCCGCCGCCTGATTCTGTCATAAGGGGTACAAAGGCCTTCACGGTATTGAAACATCCTTTGAGGTTAACGTCGAGGGTATCATCGAAATCACGCTCACGATACCCCATAAGCAGGCCGTCACGGGTGATGCCCGCATTGTTAATCAGGGCATCCAGTCTTCCCCACCGGGCTGAAACCTCTTCAGCCATCTTTTCCGTCTGCCGGAAATTTCTGACATCGGCCTTCAAGGGCAGAGACCTGTCGCCGATCAGCCGGACCGTCTCTTCAGCCTCGTTTTCTCCGGAGCGGTAATTGACGCCGATCGCGTATCCGCAGCCGGCGAGCGTCAGCGCTATCTGTCTGCCGAGCCCCCTCGACGCACCGGTTACGACCGCAACCGGTATCCGCGGCACCCGAACCTCCGGAGAAGCACTTTATCAGCCGTCAGAGACATCTGTTCTTAATCCTTCCGGGGAATTTGTCCCTATCATACCATATGCCTATCATGCTCGGTCATGGCCTTCGCCCTGAAGGAGGGCCTGTTGCTTTTTCGTCTCTTTTTCCTTTAATGTAAAAAGAAAAGAGACGCC containing:
- a CDS encoding 3-oxoacyl-ACP reductase family protein, yielding MPRIPVAVVTGASRGLGRQIALTLAGCGYAIGVNYRSGENEAEETVRLIGDRSLPLKADVRNFRQTEKMAEEVSARWGRLDALINNAGITRDGLLMGYRERDFDDTLDVNLKGCFNTVKAFVPLMTESGGGHIINISSYSGLRGSAGQSAYSASKAAVIGFTLSAARELSCHNIRVNAILPGYMETEMGRRAEEAMEKAGKESMLNRLSDPDEVARFIACFLTTKNITGQVLSLESRICS
- the bioD gene encoding dethiobiotin synthase; the encoded protein is MPKGYFITGADTGVGKTIVAGALIRVMQVRGIQSCGMKPIETGCSRVGGGLFPSDGMFLKRVARMDEAINHITPYCFETPVAPLVASEIEGREIDVGVIRSEFGLLLEKYRTVVVEGIGGILVPIRRDYFVIDLIRELGLPLVVVSSPSLGTINHTLLTVNHALREGITVAGIIINFRKPPENTIAEQTNPAVLRKISPVPIIGTFPHIENLDDETLEKASLEYLNAETLIGR